Proteins from a genomic interval of Providencia stuartii:
- a CDS encoding cold-shock protein → MNFQLHMGRVKWFDANKGYGFISPMNGGDDIFVTRKSIANKKIKSLSEGQNVEFSVTRNSDGITAADVIAY, encoded by the coding sequence TATGGGCCGAGTGAAATGGTTTGATGCAAATAAAGGTTATGGATTTATTTCACCAATGAATGGCGGTGACGATATCTTTGTTACACGTAAATCAATTGCAAATAAAAAAATCAAATCATTATCTGAAGGTCAAAACGTCGAGTTTTCTGTTACTCGCAATTCTGATGGCATAACGGCTGCTGATGTCATCGCTTATTAA